The genomic interval TCTCGTATGCATTGATGCAACATGTCCGGATGTTGAAAACACACATACATTAATTCGCCGTAAAAAAGCTGATGGTTATCATGTCGTATACATCGGTAAGAAAGGTCATCCAGAACCTGAAGGAGCAGTAGGTGTTGCACCTGATATCGTACACCTCGTTGAAAATAAACAGGATATTGATAATTTACCCGCTGCATTAAATGACAGGAAATTAATCGTTACAAATCAGACGACGATGAGTCAGTGGGATGTAAAACATTTAATGGATGATTTAAAAGTGAAGTTTCCAAATATAGAAGTTCACGAGGAAATTTGTCTTGCAACACAAGTGCGTCAGGAAGCAGTTGCAAATCAAGCTTCAGGCGCTGATGTACTCATTGTAGTTGGAGACCCTAAAAGCAACAACTCGAACCGACTTGCACAAGTATCTAAAGAAATTGCACATACGAATGCATATCGTATCTCAGATATTAGTGAATTAAAACTCGAATGGCTGGAAGGCGTATCTACAGTTGCCGTAACTGCAGGTGCATCTACACCGACACCGATTGTTAAAGAAGTAATAG from Macrococcus armenti carries:
- a CDS encoding 4-hydroxy-3-methylbut-2-enyl diphosphate reductase; this encodes MEIIKITPRGYCYGVVDAMVIARNASLDKNLPRPIYILGMIVHNKHVTDAFESDGIITLDGPNRLEILEKIESGTVIFTAHGVSPEVKRRAKEKGLVCIDATCPDVENTHTLIRRKKADGYHVVYIGKKGHPEPEGAVGVAPDIVHLVENKQDIDNLPAALNDRKLIVTNQTTMSQWDVKHLMDDLKVKFPNIEVHEEICLATQVRQEAVANQASGADVLIVVGDPKSNNSNRLAQVSKEIAHTNAYRISDISELKLEWLEGVSTVAVTAGASTPTPIVKEVIDYIKNYDPLNLTPIPEKSGVPVEKILPKIKNATPVKILD